In Vanessa cardui chromosome 28, ilVanCard2.1, whole genome shotgun sequence, one genomic interval encodes:
- the LOC124541517 gene encoding uncharacterized protein LOC124541517 — protein sequence MDEWETVIKSYQETSDPKNITKVLKSAEIVLLEDLASFETEWFLSTLFRKPINLLNKVSEQRLNNDWSKFTINSFKLIGDIVTKYDSAVIYYEDIVTLCLLPYDAQTRQQALSCLTSVVARSPLGARDLNQHLIALEMATTCKAPLALLIGAICEHHPDMVEAHMTNIWRVFLNLLDSNKHTVTVIRAVLEGVMGLFKYFEMELPTMELNVFYDKLVSFLDLPRCETTVLSLLQRHARLFRERACACVRVRGAVRARLGGAGRARARAALRALYAAVALVADDALIKKIITTEIEPLTKSNNYYEKFTALFVLTDVHESKGFGDLNEYIDIQALEFDIRHGNINYETCEAITWCVQSNVLYSDRLLQTAIAFYDKFIQLKRKEVVIHSLLQANKEVRNATVVFLLSETSREGSQEQYMQLWRDLFDTNDKTDEIVMEHAPCIVDDVMEYFLGVMEGLGDEVTSFWNEEIPARVTSQLRVLVLALRAHARAHARLARALCAAARTCVRAVCAAIVCAVCAGIGYENISIEQCLEDDEKLQCSLALIDVVDISPYCDTEMVTALEIIFTSNEVDAATLSRALIVLEEVMQRTGSDDTTVIEVACERSLLAIRPSIAFTQLKC from the exons ATGGATGAATGGGAGACTGTTATAAAAAGTTATCAGGAAACTAGCGATCCcaaaaacattacaaaagttTTGAAGAGTGCTGAGATTGTTCTTCTCGAAGATTTAGCTTCATTTGAGacag AATGGTTTCTTTCAACACTTTTCCGGAAACCCATAAatctcttgaataaagtatctgAACAGCGTCTTAATAATGATTGgagtaaatttacaataaactcGTTTAAATTAATCGGTGATATTGTCACTAAGTATGACAGCGCTGTTATATATTACGAAGACATTGTCACC CTCTGCCTCTTACCGTATGACGCTCAAACAAGACAACAGGCTCTGTCGTGTCTCACAAGCGTGGTCGCCCGGTCACCATTGGGGGCCAGGGATTTGAACCAACACTTGATCGCCCTCGAAATGGCCACCACATGCAAAGCACCACTTGCCTTGTTAATTG GTGCAATATGCGAACATCACCCGGATATGGTCGAAGCACATATGACAAATATATGGAGAGTTTTCCTCAATTTACTGGATTCGAATAAACACACT GTGACCGTAATAAGGGCTGTGCTGGAAGGCGTAATGGGACTCTTCAAGTACTTCGAAATGGAGCTTCCAACCATGGAGCTCAATGTGTTCTACGACAAGCTCGTCAGCTTCCTAGATCTGCCGAGATGTGAGACAA CGGTGCTGTCGCTGCTGCAGCGCCACGCGCGGCTGTTCCGCGAgcgtgcgtgcgcgtgcgtgcgcgtgcgcggcgCCGTGCGCGCGCGGCTGGGCGGCGCGGggcgggcgcgcgcgcgggcggcgcTGCGGGCGCTCTACGCCGCCGTTGCGCTCGTGGCGGACGACGCTCTAATCAAG aAAATTATTACAACAGAAATCGAACCGCTTACGAAATCGAATAACTATTACGAAAAATTCACAGCGCTGTTTGTGTTGACGGACGTACATGAAAGCAAGGGTTTCGGAGATTTAAACGAATACATAGACATACAAGCGCTGGAGTTCGATATAAGACACGGGAATATAAACTATGAGACCTGTGAAGCT ATAACATGGTGTGTTCAATCAAACGTTTTGTACAGTGACCGACTCCTGCAAACAGCGATTGCATTCTACGATAAATTCATTCAATTGAAACGCAAAGAAGTCGTAATACATTCACTTTTACAAGCCAATAAGGAGGTTAGGAAT GCGACAGTTGTCTTTCTGCTATCAGAGACTTCCCGTGAAGGCTCTCAGGAGCAATATATGCAGCTGTGGCGCGACTTGTTCGACACTAACGACAAAACGGATGAAATAGTGATGGAACACGCGCCGTGTATTGTCGATGATGTGATGGAATACTTCCTGGGAGTGATGGAAGGCTTAGGTGATGAAGTGA CAAGTTTTTGGAACGAG GAGATACCGGCGCGGGTGACGTCACAGCTGCGTGTGCTCGTGCTGGCGCTGCGTGCGCACGCGCGTGCGCACGCTCGCCTGGCGCGTGCGCTGTGCGCGGCGGCGCGCACATGTGTGCGTGCCGTGTGCGCGGCCATTGTGTGCGCTGTGTGTGCTGGGATCGGTTACGAG aacaTTTCAATTGAACAGTGTCTAGAGGATGACGAAAAGTTGCAGTGTTCGTTGGCGCTCATTGACGTGGTAGATATCAGCCCGTATTGCGATACAGAAATGGTCACCGCCCTCGAG ATAATATTTACAAGTAACGAGGTGGATGCGGCCACTTTGAGCAGAGCTCTGATTGTCTTGGAGGAAGTTATGCAGAGAACCGGATCTGACGACACCACGGTGATTGAG GTTGCCTGTGAGAGATCgctgttagcgataaggccgtcTATTGCATTCACGCAATTAAAATGTTGA